CGAGCCTGAAGATCTCATCGGCATTGGATTCTACTCTGCGGTCCATGCTAAGAAGCTCAAGGCTTCCCTCGCTTAAGGTATATCCTTCGTTCCGGATTGGGGAGTAGAAGTAATGCAGGTAGTAGCGGGTCCCGGTAATGAACTCCTGGATAGTGTACTTCTGAGTGCGGTCAACTAGTTCATCGAATTCCTCATAGGTTTTTGCGACGAAGAAGCCTTTTCCTCCTTTTGCACCGTTGTACTTGACCATCACAGGCCCGTTGATGTCATGAGGGTCATCTATTTTTCCGGGCATGTGGATGCCTGCTCCAAGCAGCCATTCTCTTTCTTTATCCCGGTCTGACTCCCATTCCAGTACAGCCCGGTTCCCGAATGTAGGCACAGCTATCTCTGCAAAATTTTCGGTACCTAGATAAGCGACAAATGAACCGTGTGCGATAATGATTACATTTTTCTTTCTGAGTTCTTCAGCCTTATTCATTATGTCCGCATAGCTTTCAACAATAAGGTACTCATCAGGTTTTGCTTTTGGAAATGCCTCGTAGAACTTGGGTGGTTTGCCAACGCAGATCCCCAGAGTTTTGAAGCCTTCTTTTCGCGCCCCGTCAAAGATTTGAAGGCTTGAATGAGAACAGACTGTTGCAATAGTAATATTTTCTAAATCGTAATTTTTCAGAAATTCAAGAACCTGCTGTTTTGTTATCATGATTGCTACCAGCGGAAAATTTAGATTAGAATATACAATGTTATATTTAAGGTTAAGGGCAGGATTCTATATATAAATATAGTAGCCGATCTATAATAAACCGTAGAAATAAAACTTTATATTAAGATCGGTGCAAAGTACAGTACAGAGTATACTTGATAAATATTGATAATAAGGTTTTTAACTCAGGAAATATGCATGAACGGGCTTGAAGATAGAGACGGTTTATCTGAAACCGGTGAGCCTCCCCAGGGGCCTGGACTCGAGGAGCAGGATAACAGGGTACTTGTTCTCCCTGTAAACGGTGACTCAAGAAAGCTTACCCAGATCCTCTCCAACGAAACATCATTGAAGATTCTCGAACTTCTTGGGAAGAAAAGCATGTCTGCAACCAATATTGCAGAAGAGTTGAACCTTCCCCTTACCACGGTCAAATATAACCTTGATTCTCTGATCGAATCCGACCTGATTAAAGTCAAACAGATTAAGTGGAGCCAGAAAGGGCGGCAGATCAAGATCTACGAATCTGTGGAAAAACTGATTGTCCTTGTCCCTTCCAGAAATTCAATGGATAAACTCTCCATTATAAATTTGCTGCAGAAATACATGGGAGTAATAGGAGCAGCCTTCTTTGCAGCTGCAGGAATAGAGTACCTTTCAGTCTACCTGCGGGCAAAAAGTATCGTCGATGCCACTGCTCCTTTGCGGATGGGGATCACGGGGCCGGTAAATGAGACTTATCCAGAAGCAACAATTATGGAGAGCGTTAAAGATGAAAAGCTGAGCCCTAAAGACGGAGGTTCGAACTCTACTTTTGATCAGGCATTGCCGGAAGAGGGGGTGATGGAAGAGGAGGTAATGGAAAAGGAGGTGATGGATGCAAGCCCTGAGACCTTTGCCGGGCAGCAGGTAATGGACGGTTCAGGAGCAGAAAAATTGCCTTCAGAAATGGACGCTGCCCGGGAATCAGGGGCTGCTGAAGTCTCTGTCCCGGATACTCTGGACTCAACTCCGGAACTGCCTTCCGTTCCTCCTGAAGGGCTCACACACCTTGGAGGGGTTCATGGGCTTTATGATGCCCTTTCTCTTCATCCGGGGATCTGGTTCCTTTTCGGGTGCATCTTTGTAATATTTTTGGTAATTGTAAGAGAAGTCTATTATAAGAAAAAAACCAAGTAATCAGGGATTGGATGAGAGTCGCTTTAAAACTTGCATACATAGGCACCGAGTTTCATGGATCCCAGATTCAACCGAATGTCGAGACCGTGGAGAAAGAACTCTTCAAGGCTCTTCGGAATCTCAGGATTATAGAAAGCCCCAAATCTGCTAACTATAACTGTGCGGGTAGGACTGATGCAGGGGTTCATGCCCTCGGACAGGTTGTAGCTTTTGATACAGACAAACCGAACCTGGCAATTCCCAGAGTTATCAACTCCGAACTTCCTCCCTCCATATGGGCATGGGCCCATTCTGAAGTCCCTTTCGACTTTGATGCCAGGAGGAGCGCAGTTTCCAGGCACTACCGCTATGTGATGAGCGGCGGAGATTACGACATTTCAAAGATGAGAGAAGCTTCAAAACTGCTGCTTGGAACCCATGATTTTGAAAATTTTTCCAGGTCAAACGGAGAAAAAAGTACTGTTCGTACTCTGGAGAGGATCAATGTTCGTGTAGACGGGGAAATTACAAAGATTGATGTCGTTGGCAATAGTTTTCTTTGGAACATGGTAAGAAAAATAGTGACCGCCCTCTCAATGATCGGAAAAGGGGTGCGTGACAATGATTGGTTGCTCCAGATGCTAAACCCCGAGATTTATGAAGAAGGAATTGAACCGGCTCCTCCCTATGGATTAACTCTTATGGGAGTAAACTATGGAGAAAAACACACATGAAATTCTTCGAATAACATGCCCAAATAAATGAAAGTCCTTTTCACTTACCTTTTTTGTA
The Methanosarcina sp. WWM596 DNA segment above includes these coding regions:
- a CDS encoding formate--phosphoribosylaminoimidazolecarboxamide ligase, producing the protein MITKQQVLEFLKNYDLENITIATVCSHSSLQIFDGARKEGFKTLGICVGKPPKFYEAFPKAKPDEYLIVESYADIMNKAEELRKKNVIIIAHGSFVAYLGTENFAEIAVPTFGNRAVLEWESDRDKEREWLLGAGIHMPGKIDDPHDINGPVMVKYNGAKGGKGFFVAKTYEEFDELVDRTQKYTIQEFITGTRYYLHYFYSPIRNEGYTLSEGSLELLSMDRRVESNADEIFRLGSPRELIEAGIRPTYVVTGNMPLVARESLLPLIFSLGERVVEESLGLFGGMIGAFCLETVFTDELEIKVFEISARIVAGTNLYISGSPYADLIQEDLSTGRRIAQEIKKAAQTNQLDKIIS
- a CDS encoding transcriptional regulator, translated to MNGLEDRDGLSETGEPPQGPGLEEQDNRVLVLPVNGDSRKLTQILSNETSLKILELLGKKSMSATNIAEELNLPLTTVKYNLDSLIESDLIKVKQIKWSQKGRQIKIYESVEKLIVLVPSRNSMDKLSIINLLQKYMGVIGAAFFAAAGIEYLSVYLRAKSIVDATAPLRMGITGPVNETYPEATIMESVKDEKLSPKDGGSNSTFDQALPEEGVMEEEVMEKEVMDASPETFAGQQVMDGSGAEKLPSEMDAARESGAAEVSVPDTLDSTPELPSVPPEGLTHLGGVHGLYDALSLHPGIWFLFGCIFVIFLVIVREVYYKKKTK